The proteins below come from a single Flavobacterium lindanitolerans genomic window:
- the mads7 gene encoding methylation-associated defense system protein MAD7, giving the protein MAIKLNKQESTFRNELLFTADAKTINIDNTLVNLFMLLKHEGIRPKQRTRRGDNVFIELDKLKNIFQKLEENNELEGFNENPDAVELWLRTNLVNMVNRGNSEKEKISSLRPIHLESYRVRNVPNTRDYFTADQIYLMLGQNPVVKEDLRNFLAEGWDKTTNQLLHSKELDVDSLGVLYLIKNVSPGFLESNTTLNKIKPLLTEQAELFCDDVRRLLVYKSKIPRNVLIDYLKTITSFHLSLYVHKVIHLLPKMIEAGTKDIIDDWSIVIDTTDDFESKVSSIAIADAEKTYNSLYKYIKATFKINSVIQKLKLDESNSDSVEKAVNILKSEIDNYEIKFETYWDFLYHEQDEDDKDLLSEMVKYETTYFDRYIELLLKVKGPYQHKYHLQLIDSLSQKNNERGFLAQGRSKKHPRRYVLGTRLLETLVQIQVLHLDENKFITQSLSIEELMSNLRNRYGLIINGLEEERFQNVDLYTHLAFKENVEAFKIKLRQIGFYNDLSDAYILQKIRPRYELS; this is encoded by the coding sequence ATGGCTATCAAACTAAACAAACAGGAAAGTACGTTCAGAAATGAACTCCTTTTTACGGCTGATGCCAAGACAATAAATATAGATAATACATTGGTCAATCTCTTTATGCTTTTAAAGCACGAAGGCATTCGCCCCAAGCAAAGAACACGAAGAGGAGATAATGTTTTTATTGAGCTTGATAAACTTAAAAACATCTTCCAAAAATTGGAAGAGAACAATGAATTGGAAGGTTTTAATGAAAACCCTGATGCGGTAGAACTTTGGTTGCGTACCAACCTTGTTAATATGGTTAACCGAGGTAATTCTGAAAAAGAAAAGATATCATCTTTAAGACCTATACACCTTGAAAGCTACCGGGTAAGAAATGTTCCCAATACAAGAGATTATTTTACTGCTGACCAAATTTACCTGATGTTAGGGCAAAATCCAGTTGTAAAAGAGGATCTCCGAAACTTTTTAGCCGAAGGATGGGATAAAACAACAAATCAATTACTCCATTCAAAAGAATTGGATGTAGATAGTTTAGGCGTCTTATATCTTATAAAAAATGTTAGTCCAGGTTTTTTGGAGAGTAATACCACTCTTAATAAGATAAAGCCACTTTTAACCGAACAAGCAGAATTGTTTTGTGACGATGTTCGAAGATTGTTGGTATATAAATCTAAAATTCCTCGAAATGTTCTAATTGATTATCTGAAAACAATTACTTCATTTCATCTTTCCTTGTATGTACATAAGGTGATTCATCTATTGCCGAAAATGATTGAGGCGGGTACTAAAGATATTATTGATGATTGGAGCATTGTAATAGATACTACAGACGATTTTGAAAGCAAAGTTTCTTCAATTGCAATAGCTGATGCGGAAAAGACATACAATTCTCTATACAAATATATCAAAGCCACGTTTAAAATCAACAGCGTCATTCAAAAGTTGAAATTAGATGAATCCAATTCGGATAGTGTTGAAAAAGCCGTTAATATTCTCAAAAGCGAAATAGACAATTATGAAATAAAATTTGAGACCTATTGGGATTTCCTTTATCATGAGCAGGACGAGGATGATAAAGATCTATTATCTGAAATGGTGAAATATGAAACTACTTATTTTGACAGATATATTGAATTACTACTAAAAGTAAAAGGACCTTATCAGCATAAATATCATTTACAATTGATAGACAGTTTATCGCAAAAAAATAACGAAAGAGGCTTTTTGGCTCAGGGAAGAAGTAAAAAACACCCGAGAAGATATGTGCTTGGAACCAGATTATTAGAAACCTTGGTTCAGATTCAAGTACTGCATCTGGATGAAAATAAATTCATCACCCAAAGCTTGTCTATTGAAGAATTGATGAGTAATCTACGAAATCGTTACGGATTAATTATAAATGGATTAGAGGAAGAACGCTTTCAAAATGTCGATCTGTATACGCATTTAGCTTTTAAAGAAAATGTAGAAGCCTTTAAGATAAAATTGAGGCAGATAGGCTTTTATAACGATTTAAGTGATGCTTACATCTTACAAAAAATAAGACCTCGTTACGAACTATCATAA
- the mads8 gene encoding methylation-associated defense system ATP-binding protein MAD8, translating to MDVNILTRYYQYIIELIVDIYKNEFENAKPGHCMKITGLGNEQLLSLWEVITSHFKNLDTYIVDEAQQGDCYISATKLIELRNQQKKPLLILVPSNSRTAAEDSYGNATFKEISLESIEPLLVSRLQDKIPNEVSAFVRTVISYIDNPNQTSLLSYLLALEEESFTRESIGRNLFYLGLLPDLRLVDDENLIRSRLNLNMVSCNILASFNKPVYDRVDELQIKKDSLQKDFIQLFRNEDDIISLNRLVEIVGEKYSELWFDKWDIPSLNFKEVKLEIVEIRSTDFTIEEGKKVLLSDGKSNPKVTIRFKTTPEPKDIEELKYFRVVLMAVDGFSGQEITTLRKLKNTNSKQSYREAKIELNANNIEEGSYFFKVLAEDELGNILNVNDNFYEDSIQRVWEENDCSVESKKQLRYKLKCDSEDFDYFIDINTEKEETIRKDKLNNVLQAFFKYNIDSLRQGTALDSPISSDQSNIWLNDDKIKLSSVFHINYSNKHNYQIILSSKLRLIENEILNNSNHFGFVNVVISDNNTTPGLQNIEYTISSLTDIAPKKLLESRNVVFEKIKNSNSSENGVLETTNLYDLKEDIKTYLEYYNNWLVNLNKKIEKSEVSAEEKESIKLLYTEVQFLDTVKIKTKLPTGGSVSAVLLSPLHPLRLTWFINLIDQFQEWFNKTLQYDDHIREWQQLENLFLGELIPSNSPLVLVDPSQFINYEYLGELSFGWGIYINASTPNPNDSLVPISHQLKYYFRHLLNIDAGNIVNNDVSRTLVVKHIKNFLIQHPYTDTLIINLFNVGDAEVFADAFVDVSKHSEYYNTKFEVRIFVGQESLIEHGLALKALLNPETNISEEAELFSQPSKNRLFPKLRFSINNIEDFVQNPVVFNAHISFLVNPFAAKITLYKPYRSYRSAYLNSLIIDPATDVEIIQEPEKITWNNYVKIENPKENLINKFYTSYQIFTSGSLAAHATDAVPATQLSLTNRDQVLLAHLHEYSDWVITFDKNLGPQVFDQPSENGKIPFLLDYVPGEEVSGISSYLTTKPSSEIIGLLSPHFTSFGLNMDSSESRSKIQTILEDLRAISSSLVLQLNSSKNKAFEAIGTAFSKRVLEKKGLLENAFLIPIDLHQNLFESLNTNSKSRADNLFITINNEKREIKIAVLEIKCRSYLGAAEREELKTRMIEQIDNTIAAIKHHFDPNDYKSNDRLDREIKNKELKSLFSFYIERAYRYNCLSENAYNSYIDFIQTLNNGFELKFIRLGFIFDFSFEQKHQKQNFDDNTTIFTFGHKLISDILDPDSDLNTKRLEDTELNKELVSAFESNNKLKPFIHKFKSKLKASSDEKENSNTNEIQDLSEKDTEDLFDESIDEQPKNDNVTESGDENSSYQDDSEKNDRTYNIPEFDIIVGKNSASDQFGIIGTSIHNKKIAIDLSETNTISLFGVQGGGKSYTIGTISEMVLKQFSNISKLPAPLAGVIFHYSESMDYEPEFTSMINANTNLTELGKLRELYGAEPDKIEDVIILTPSDKVDERREEFPSIQVEPIAFNSKELNVQDWMFLLGAVGNDSSYIKQLKFMMKEQRRNITLEGLRESVEASELLSNTQKSLARQKLSFAQEYIDDSFFLKGVLKPGRLVIVDLRDEFIVKDEALGLFVIMLNIFSGVKTFNDKHFNKFIVFDEAHKYMDNKDLTNNIVTAIREMRHKGVSIMIASQDPPSLPIEIIELSSIVLLHKFNSPQWLKHIQKSLTQLNSLTAADMSALKPGEGFLWASKASEQSITTKPVKISTRPRITNHGGATKKATGN from the coding sequence ATGGACGTCAATATTTTAACACGTTACTATCAATACATCATCGAGCTGATTGTAGATATATACAAGAATGAGTTCGAAAATGCCAAACCGGGTCACTGTATGAAAATTACAGGGCTGGGTAACGAACAATTATTATCACTTTGGGAAGTTATAACAAGTCATTTTAAGAATTTGGACACATACATTGTTGATGAAGCACAACAAGGTGATTGTTATATTTCTGCAACTAAGCTGATCGAATTACGTAATCAGCAGAAAAAACCTTTGCTCATACTTGTTCCTTCAAATAGCAGAACTGCTGCGGAAGACTCGTATGGTAATGCTACTTTTAAAGAAATTTCCTTGGAGAGTATAGAACCTCTTTTAGTTTCCAGATTGCAAGATAAAATTCCTAATGAGGTATCAGCATTTGTCCGTACCGTGATTAGCTACATAGATAATCCTAATCAAACAAGTTTATTGAGCTATCTTTTAGCTTTAGAGGAAGAATCATTTACAAGGGAAAGTATTGGACGAAATTTGTTTTATTTAGGCTTATTGCCGGATCTCAGATTAGTAGATGATGAAAATTTGATTCGCTCAAGACTTAACCTGAATATGGTAAGTTGTAATATATTGGCATCTTTTAATAAACCTGTCTATGACAGAGTAGACGAACTTCAAATAAAAAAGGATTCTCTTCAGAAGGACTTTATTCAGCTGTTTAGAAATGAAGATGACATTATCTCGTTAAATAGACTTGTAGAAATAGTTGGAGAGAAATATTCTGAACTATGGTTTGATAAATGGGATATTCCGAGTCTTAATTTTAAAGAAGTCAAATTGGAAATTGTTGAAATCCGATCAACGGATTTTACTATTGAGGAAGGTAAAAAAGTCCTTTTATCTGATGGTAAGTCTAATCCAAAAGTGACCATCCGGTTTAAAACCACGCCTGAACCAAAAGATATTGAAGAATTAAAATATTTCAGGGTTGTTTTAATGGCTGTAGATGGTTTTTCAGGTCAAGAAATAACCACACTAAGGAAATTAAAAAATACGAACTCTAAACAATCATATCGGGAAGCCAAAATAGAATTGAATGCCAATAATATTGAAGAGGGATCTTATTTCTTTAAAGTATTAGCTGAAGATGAATTGGGTAATATCCTAAATGTAAACGACAATTTTTATGAGGATTCCATACAACGAGTGTGGGAAGAAAATGATTGTTCTGTTGAAAGTAAAAAGCAGCTTCGGTATAAATTAAAATGTGATTCGGAGGATTTTGATTATTTTATTGACATAAATACTGAGAAAGAAGAAACAATACGGAAAGATAAACTGAATAACGTTCTTCAAGCATTTTTTAAATATAATATTGACAGTTTAAGACAAGGAACAGCTTTAGATAGTCCTATATCAAGTGATCAGTCCAACATCTGGCTAAATGATGATAAAATAAAATTATCATCTGTTTTTCATATCAATTATTCTAATAAGCATAATTACCAAATTATTCTGTCATCAAAACTTAGACTGATCGAAAATGAAATTCTGAATAATAGTAATCATTTTGGTTTTGTAAATGTTGTAATTAGTGATAACAATACCACACCAGGATTACAGAATATCGAATACACGATAAGTAGTCTGACCGATATAGCTCCAAAAAAATTATTAGAATCACGTAACGTTGTTTTTGAGAAGATTAAAAATTCGAATAGCTCGGAGAATGGAGTATTAGAGACTACAAACCTCTACGATCTGAAAGAGGACATTAAAACTTATCTGGAATACTATAATAACTGGTTAGTTAATCTTAACAAAAAGATTGAGAAATCCGAAGTTTCAGCGGAAGAAAAAGAGAGTATCAAGCTTCTTTATACAGAAGTTCAGTTTTTAGATACAGTAAAAATTAAAACAAAATTACCAACTGGTGGCTCTGTTTCTGCGGTTTTATTATCGCCACTTCATCCACTTAGGCTGACTTGGTTTATAAACCTTATTGACCAGTTCCAAGAATGGTTTAATAAAACACTTCAATATGACGATCACATTCGTGAATGGCAACAGTTGGAAAACTTATTTTTAGGAGAATTGATCCCCAGCAACAGTCCTTTGGTATTAGTTGATCCAAGTCAGTTCATAAACTATGAGTATCTTGGTGAATTAAGTTTTGGCTGGGGAATATATATTAACGCATCTACTCCCAATCCAAATGATTCGCTTGTCCCTATTTCACACCAATTAAAGTACTATTTTAGACATTTGCTTAATATTGACGCAGGAAATATTGTCAATAATGATGTTAGCAGAACATTAGTAGTTAAACATATAAAAAACTTTTTGATACAACATCCTTACACGGATACGCTAATTATAAATTTATTTAATGTCGGTGATGCGGAGGTTTTTGCCGATGCATTTGTAGATGTAAGTAAACATTCCGAATACTACAATACCAAGTTTGAGGTTCGTATCTTTGTTGGACAAGAATCATTGATTGAACACGGATTAGCTTTAAAAGCCTTACTCAATCCGGAAACAAATATCAGTGAAGAAGCAGAACTATTTTCACAACCTTCCAAAAATAGACTGTTCCCTAAATTGAGGTTTTCTATTAACAATATTGAGGATTTTGTCCAAAACCCGGTAGTTTTTAACGCCCATATTAGTTTTTTGGTTAATCCATTTGCGGCAAAAATTACATTATACAAACCGTATAGATCATATAGGTCTGCTTACCTGAACAGTTTAATTATTGATCCAGCAACAGATGTTGAGATCATTCAAGAGCCTGAAAAAATCACATGGAATAACTATGTTAAAATTGAAAATCCAAAAGAGAATCTGATTAACAAATTTTATACTTCGTATCAGATTTTTACTTCGGGTTCTTTAGCAGCTCATGCCACAGATGCGGTTCCTGCTACACAATTAAGTTTGACGAACAGAGATCAGGTATTATTGGCGCATTTACACGAATATTCCGACTGGGTAATTACTTTTGATAAAAATTTAGGTCCCCAAGTTTTTGATCAACCATCGGAAAATGGAAAGATTCCATTTCTATTGGACTATGTTCCCGGTGAGGAGGTGTCAGGTATTTCTTCTTATCTTACGACTAAGCCTTCCAGTGAAATAATTGGGTTATTAAGTCCTCATTTTACATCCTTCGGATTAAATATGGACAGTTCCGAAAGTCGAAGTAAAATCCAAACTATTCTTGAAGATTTAAGAGCAATCAGCAGTTCTTTGGTACTACAATTAAACTCTTCAAAAAACAAAGCTTTTGAAGCTATAGGGACAGCTTTTTCTAAAAGAGTTTTGGAGAAAAAAGGATTATTAGAAAATGCTTTTCTCATCCCGATAGATTTACATCAAAACCTTTTTGAAAGTTTAAATACCAATTCCAAAAGTCGTGCAGACAATTTGTTTATTACAATAAATAACGAGAAAAGAGAAATAAAAATAGCCGTTTTAGAGATAAAATGTAGAAGTTATTTAGGGGCAGCAGAACGAGAAGAGTTAAAGACAAGAATGATTGAGCAAATTGACAATACAATTGCTGCGATCAAACATCACTTTGACCCAAATGATTATAAGAGTAATGATCGTTTAGACCGTGAAATAAAAAACAAGGAATTAAAATCTCTGTTCAGCTTTTATATTGAAAGAGCTTACAGGTATAATTGCCTGTCTGAAAATGCTTATAACAGCTATATTGATTTTATTCAAACTCTCAATAATGGATTTGAACTCAAATTCATCCGATTAGGATTTATCTTCGACTTTTCTTTTGAACAAAAACATCAAAAGCAAAATTTCGATGATAATACCACCATTTTTACTTTTGGTCATAAGCTAATCAGTGATATTTTAGATCCAGATTCTGATTTGAACACCAAAAGATTAGAGGATACGGAACTTAATAAAGAATTGGTTTCTGCCTTTGAATCCAACAACAAGTTGAAGCCATTTATCCATAAGTTTAAATCAAAACTTAAAGCGTCTTCTGACGAAAAGGAAAATAGTAACACCAACGAGATTCAAGATTTATCTGAAAAGGATACAGAAGATTTATTTGATGAGAGCATTGACGAACAACCTAAGAATGATAATGTAACAGAATCTGGCGATGAGAACAGTAGTTATCAAGATGATTCTGAAAAGAATGATAGAACTTATAATATACCTGAATTTGATATTATCGTAGGGAAAAATAGTGCGTCTGATCAATTTGGAATTATTGGTACTTCAATACACAATAAAAAGATTGCAATCGACTTGTCTGAAACCAATACCATAAGTTTATTTGGTGTTCAGGGTGGGGGAAAGAGTTATACCATTGGTACAATTAGCGAAATGGTCTTGAAACAATTTTCAAATATCAGTAAACTTCCTGCTCCTTTGGCAGGGGTTATATTCCATTATAGTGAAAGTATGGACTATGAACCGGAATTTACTTCGATGATTAACGCCAATACTAATCTTACCGAGTTAGGGAAATTAAGGGAGTTATATGGTGCCGAACCAGACAAGATAGAAGATGTTATTATATTAACTCCTTCAGATAAAGTTGATGAACGTAGAGAAGAATTTCCATCTATACAAGTTGAACCAATAGCCTTTAACTCTAAAGAATTGAATGTTCAGGACTGGATGTTTTTATTGGGTGCCGTTGGAAACGACTCATCATACATTAAGCAATTAAAATTTATGATGAAAGAACAACGTAGAAATATTACGTTGGAAGGGCTAAGAGAAAGTGTGGAAGCATCTGAACTACTTTCAAACACTCAAAAATCTTTAGCTAGGCAGAAACTTAGTTTTGCCCAAGAATATATTGATGATAGTTTCTTTCTTAAAGGAGTTTTGAAACCGGGGAGATTAGTCATTGTAGATTTACGAGATGAGTTTATTGTTAAGGACGAAGCGTTAGGGTTATTTGTGATTATGCTTAATATTTTTTCAGGGGTAAAAACTTTTAATGACAAGCATTTTAATAAGTTCATTGTTTTTGACGAAGCTCATAAATATATGGACAATAAGGACTTGACTAATAATATAGTTACGGCAATTCGAGAAATGAGGCACAAAGGAGTAAGTATAATGATTGCTAGTCAAGATCCACCAAGCTTGCCCATTGAAATCATTGAATTAAGCAGTATTGTATTACTCCATAAGTTTAACTCACCTCAATGGTTAAAGCATATTCAAAAATCCTTGACACAGTTGAATAGCTTGACTGCTGCTGATATGAGTGCATTGAAACCTGGTGAAGGCTTCCTATGGGCTTCCAAAGCATCCGAACAAAGTATAACAACAAAGCCGGTAAAAATAAGTACACGACCAAGAATTACTAATCACGGAGGAGCAACAAAAAAAGCAACAGGGAATTAA
- the mads6 gene encoding methylation-associated defense system protein kinase MAD6, translating into MASIIKPPYFESVVNAGEKRLLDYLEIHLPDNYYLIPNVEIASTNPKNNRTQYWEYDLIVVAPHGIYNIENKDWKGRIEGDDHYWYLNDRQMPNPLKTGRQKTAILASKLKEANFAWGKAWIQNMLTLSFDNTYPPVISHEAQKLTFGLSKNLIDFITDPYRIGKLENDIVSVQQEIVQFLIGQQSQKSPEQKREIEGYEVVEIIQQEPNFTEYLVKPKGVTSVRRRIKEYALQVSGLSIEELKKREDKIKNQYHALNKLKAKPFILNVEFRIDEVNHLFYEISDFLEENSLRSEARVKTFTFKEKIDIINNVMVALKEAHKESIFHRDINPDNIYLSSGYAYLGNFGKSYFIDHSEEGYTVMPTINQNNATAYHPLELTVNDASAASDIYSLGVLIYWLFTDKEPFNTPYDLDKMGGKLKADLLPTYINSNLPKWIDEVCLQTILTDELKRIESVETLQDVIANAIESKSIAEASPVVVPVVKPLTFEELKEGDSIGTYSIHKVLGKGGYSKVFKVKHRIQDIYYALKLFNESVNFSSVKDEYDALIKLDHPNIVQFKWNDEAASGQFFTVMEYLDGENLSIYTRTDAKLPIHKIFQVGKEILSALVEMQSKEKPVLHRDIKPQNIIWDKGERFVLIDFNVASSNQTNKDFVGTNPYLAPDLIADNYKVNWNLSADTFALGVTLYELVCKQYPWHPSKMPMGSKQPNNPKELEPRISDKFASFLLKAIATDTAQRFQNAQEMSDALVSLEDKILEDTSPKTKSNTTNDTPTDADIIQYINSLYSQSKYGNFGTRVNNSAHQLDELTYTPTKLDKSLIPAIVDGQYKLLIITGNAGDGKTAFIKKIEEHASVKDVEHFTHHNGARFKINGVTYESNYDGSQDEENNINNDVLEKFFQPFEDVQHYAQATEGRIIAINEGRLVEFLATSNNHHKLGKLIEDYFYEEGHTELPEGVMIVNLNLRSVVADDSGEGSLFKNQVKALTQKSLWAKCEGCELAKDCFIKYNVDTLNDTAAGEAVINRLEWLIRTVSLKRELHITMRDIRSFIAFMLTRDISCEELPQIESLKDSNPEKYWQYYYFNITNPNLDDSGNRDRLIKILRETDIGEVAIPHWDRELFFSRHNPKDYVEFAEREYNLLDSFNDHKSFIPAHEQTPELIQTIREKHKVFARHHYFEGKAAWFQEDRFMEETTAKPAEKGLKPSYLLRLPYKSVFDFVSILSQSSIDTTTKQVISRAVSLNEGCDNESLDKENLILASTDVKDVRGKSFKMFPLEDFELIVNRTDHLIKYLEYEPDSLIFRHKINRHIELAISLDLYEMLYFIKKGFSPSLNDLRGKFIELIVFKNLLENLNYDEIVVTPDNRLFYSIKKNNNKIAIKKLTY; encoded by the coding sequence ATGGCAAGTATCATAAAACCGCCTTATTTCGAATCGGTTGTTAATGCCGGGGAAAAGAGATTGTTGGATTATCTGGAGATACATCTTCCTGATAATTACTATTTAATTCCCAATGTGGAGATTGCTTCTACCAATCCCAAAAACAATCGTACCCAATACTGGGAGTACGATTTAATTGTGGTAGCTCCACACGGTATCTACAATATCGAAAACAAAGATTGGAAAGGACGTATCGAAGGCGATGACCATTATTGGTATCTTAATGATAGACAAATGCCCAATCCGCTTAAAACAGGTAGGCAAAAAACAGCAATATTAGCGTCCAAACTCAAAGAAGCCAACTTTGCTTGGGGAAAAGCGTGGATTCAAAATATGCTTACGCTTTCTTTTGATAACACTTATCCACCTGTTATTTCTCACGAAGCTCAAAAGCTTACCTTCGGACTGAGTAAGAATTTGATAGACTTTATTACCGATCCGTACAGGATCGGTAAATTAGAAAATGACATAGTTAGTGTTCAACAGGAAATAGTACAGTTCCTGATCGGTCAACAGTCACAAAAATCTCCCGAACAAAAAAGAGAAATTGAAGGCTATGAAGTAGTGGAAATCATACAGCAGGAGCCGAATTTCACGGAATATCTGGTAAAACCCAAAGGTGTTACTTCAGTGCGTCGCAGGATCAAAGAATACGCCTTGCAAGTAAGCGGACTGTCAATAGAAGAGTTGAAAAAACGTGAGGATAAAATTAAGAACCAATATCACGCACTCAATAAATTAAAGGCAAAACCATTTATCCTAAATGTAGAGTTCCGTATAGACGAGGTTAATCATCTCTTCTATGAAATTTCTGATTTCTTGGAAGAAAATTCATTACGTTCAGAAGCTCGTGTCAAAACCTTTACGTTCAAAGAAAAGATTGATATTATCAATAATGTAATGGTAGCACTAAAGGAAGCTCATAAAGAAAGCATCTTCCATCGTGACATCAATCCTGATAATATTTATTTAAGCAGTGGCTATGCGTATCTGGGCAATTTTGGCAAATCCTATTTCATTGATCACAGTGAGGAAGGATATACCGTTATGCCAACCATTAACCAGAATAACGCAACGGCTTACCATCCTTTGGAGCTGACAGTGAATGATGCCAGTGCGGCTTCGGATATTTATTCATTAGGAGTTTTAATCTATTGGTTATTCACGGACAAAGAACCGTTTAACACACCTTATGATTTAGATAAAATGGGCGGTAAACTGAAAGCAGACCTACTGCCCACATACATCAATTCTAATTTACCCAAATGGATTGACGAAGTGTGCTTGCAAACCATTTTGACAGATGAACTAAAACGAATAGAAAGTGTAGAAACTTTACAGGATGTCATCGCCAATGCTATAGAAAGCAAATCCATTGCAGAAGCATCTCCTGTAGTTGTCCCTGTTGTAAAGCCATTAACCTTTGAAGAATTAAAAGAAGGTGATTCTATTGGAACCTATTCCATTCACAAAGTATTAGGTAAAGGAGGCTATTCCAAGGTATTTAAGGTTAAACACCGTATTCAAGATATTTATTATGCCCTGAAACTATTCAATGAGAGCGTAAACTTTAGTTCTGTAAAAGATGAATATGATGCTTTAATAAAATTAGACCATCCTAACATAGTACAATTCAAATGGAATGACGAGGCAGCTTCCGGACAGTTTTTTACGGTAATGGAATACTTGGATGGGGAAAACCTAAGCATTTACACTCGTACTGACGCCAAACTACCTATTCATAAAATATTTCAAGTGGGTAAAGAGATTCTTTCTGCTTTGGTGGAGATGCAGTCTAAAGAAAAACCCGTTTTACACAGAGATATCAAACCTCAAAACATTATTTGGGATAAAGGAGAACGTTTTGTACTGATTGATTTTAATGTAGCTTCTTCCAATCAAACCAACAAAGATTTTGTTGGTACCAATCCGTATTTAGCACCAGATTTGATCGCAGACAATTATAAAGTAAATTGGAATTTATCTGCGGATACTTTTGCTCTCGGAGTAACTTTGTATGAGCTGGTCTGTAAGCAATATCCTTGGCATCCTTCTAAAATGCCTATGGGAAGCAAGCAGCCGAATAATCCAAAAGAGTTAGAGCCTAGGATATCAGATAAGTTTGCGTCATTTTTATTGAAAGCCATTGCTACCGATACTGCACAGCGTTTTCAAAATGCCCAAGAAATGTCTGATGCATTGGTTTCATTAGAAGATAAGATTTTAGAAGACACTTCTCCAAAAACTAAATCCAATACTACAAACGATACACCGACTGATGCTGATATTATTCAATATATCAACTCGCTGTACAGTCAGTCTAAATACGGTAATTTTGGAACAAGGGTAAATAACAGTGCTCATCAATTGGATGAATTAACCTATACCCCCACCAAACTGGACAAGAGCCTTATTCCGGCTATTGTAGATGGACAGTATAAACTGCTTATCATTACTGGAAACGCAGGAGACGGGAAAACAGCATTTATTAAGAAAATTGAAGAACACGCTTCTGTTAAAGATGTTGAACACTTTACGCATCATAACGGAGCGAGGTTTAAGATAAATGGCGTTACTTACGAAAGTAATTATGACGGTTCACAGGATGAAGAAAACAATATAAACAATGATGTTTTAGAAAAATTTTTTCAACCTTTTGAGGATGTACAGCATTATGCTCAAGCAACGGAAGGACGTATCATTGCCATAAATGAAGGGCGTTTAGTCGAGTTTTTAGCGACTTCAAATAACCACCATAAATTGGGAAAGCTAATTGAAGACTACTTTTATGAAGAGGGACATACAGAACTTCCGGAAGGAGTTATGATTGTCAATTTAAATCTTCGTTCAGTGGTTGCTGATGATTCGGGGGAAGGTAGCTTGTTTAAGAATCAGGTAAAAGCTTTGACCCAAAAATCACTTTGGGCAAAATGTGAAGGATGTGAGCTTGCTAAAGACTGCTTTATCAAATACAATGTTGATACCTTAAATGATACAGCAGCCGGTGAGGCTGTAATTAACCGTTTGGAATGGTTGATCAGAACTGTTAGTTTAAAGCGTGAATTGCATATCACTATGCGAGATATACGGTCTTTTATTGCTTTTATGCTCACTCGTGATATTTCTTGTGAAGAATTACCACAAATCGAGTCATTAAAAGATTCGAATCCTGAAAAATATTGGCAATATTACTATTTCAATATCACTAATCCTAATTTGGATGACAGCGGCAATAGAGATCGCTTAATTAAGATTTTACGAGAAACAGATATAGGGGAAGTTGCTATTCCACATTGGGACAGAGAATTATTTTTCAGCCGACATAATCCGAAAGACTATGTTGAATTTGCAGAAAGAGAATACAATTTACTCGATAGTTTTAACGATCATAAATCATTTATTCCGGCACATGAACAAACTCCGGAGTTGATTCAAACCATAAGGGAGAAACATAAAGTATTTGCCCGACATCATTATTTTGAGGGAAAAGCAGCCTGGTTCCAGGAAGATAGATTTATGGAAGAAACTACAGCAAAACCAGCTGAAAAGGGTTTAAAGCCTTCGTATCTGTTACGTTTACCCTATAAATCGGTTTTTGATTTTGTTTCTATATTATCCCAATCAAGCATCGATACAACGACAAAACAAGTGATTTCACGGGCAGTCTCCTTAAATGAAGGGTGTGATAATGAGTCTTTGGACAAGGAGAACTTAATCCTTGCATCGACCGATGTAAAGGATGTTCGAGGGAAATCATTCAAAATGTTTCCTTTGGAAGATTTTGAACTGATTGTAAATCGTACGGATCATTTGATCAAGTATCTTGAATATGAACCGGACAGCTTAATTTTTAGACACAAAATAAATAGGCATATCGAGTTAGCTATTTCATTGGATTTGTATGAAATGCTTTACTTTATTAAGAAAGGTTTTAGTCCATCTCTGAATGATTTGAGAGGTAAATTCATTGAATTGATTGTGTTTAAAAATCTATTGGAGAACCTGAACTATGATGAGATTGTGGTAACACCAGACAACCGCCTGTTTTATTCTATCAAAAAGAATAATAACAAAATCGCTATTAAAAAATTAACCTATTAA